In one window of Verrucomicrobiota bacterium DNA:
- a CDS encoding cytochrome b/b6 domain-containing protein, whose protein sequence is MNTTFHKESTPRGGFASGTFLIWDLPTRLFHWLLTAGFIAAALLAFLSGEKSRLFPYHAVIGLALTLLVVLRMIWGLMGTRYARFTAFLFGPRAVLVYLKEAFTGGGLRHLGHTPGSAYAIFAMLALMLGISITGILLSRGHEAFKEAHEVMSFAMIAVVVAHVIGVAFHSIRHRENITLSMVNGRKVCDPAHGIAAARPIVAIVFLGLLSAWTFGVVKNYDATTKTTTLPLFGASLQLGESGTTGKQGKHPGGHERKQDHD, encoded by the coding sequence ATGAACACAACCTTCCATAAAGAATCCACACCCCGCGGCGGGTTTGCCTCTGGCACGTTCCTCATTTGGGATCTCCCCACCCGTCTGTTTCACTGGCTGCTCACCGCAGGCTTCATCGCCGCCGCCCTGCTGGCGTTCTTGAGCGGTGAAAAAAGCCGCCTGTTCCCTTACCACGCCGTTATCGGGCTTGCGCTCACGCTGTTGGTGGTGCTCCGCATGATCTGGGGGCTCATGGGCACACGGTACGCCCGCTTCACCGCCTTTCTCTTCGGACCGCGCGCCGTCCTGGTTTACCTGAAGGAAGCCTTCACCGGTGGCGGCTTGCGGCACCTCGGGCATACCCCGGGTTCCGCCTATGCCATCTTCGCGATGCTCGCGCTGATGCTGGGGATCTCCATCACCGGGATCCTGTTGTCCCGAGGACACGAGGCATTCAAAGAGGCTCACGAAGTGATGTCCTTCGCCATGATTGCGGTCGTTGTGGCTCACGTGATCGGCGTGGCCTTCCACTCGATCCGCCACCGCGAGAACATCACCCTGAGCATGGTCAACGGGCGGAAGGTGTGTGACCCCGCGCACGGGATCGCGGCGGCCCGTCCCATTGTCGCTATTGTATTCCTCGGGTTGCTCAGCGCATGGACGTTCGGGGTGGTGAAAAACTACGACGCAACCACCAAAACCACCACGCTCCCGCTCTTCGGCGCCAGCCTGCAGCTTGGCGAAAGCGGAACCACTGGGAAGCAAGGGAAACATCCAGGCGGGCACGAGCGAAAGCAGGACCACGATTGA
- the can gene encoding carbonate dehydratase: protein MKFPRHLLDNNRTWANRIRTEDPAFFQNLSRQQAPQYFWIGCSDSRVPANQITGLLPGEMFVHRNVANVVPPADLNCLSALQFAVDVLQVRHVIVCGHYGCAGVRAVLNGDRLGLVDNWLQNVADVRQKHASQLDALTEAGRQFDRLCELNVIEQVANVCATTSVQDAWARGQPLAVIGWIYAVSDGLLRDLGLCITGRQELMPAYQSAIGGHRLLPPQSVASAALTDRR, encoded by the coding sequence ATGAAATTCCCTCGCCATTTGCTGGATAATAACCGCACCTGGGCCAACCGGATTCGAACCGAAGATCCAGCGTTCTTTCAGAACCTGTCCCGCCAGCAGGCACCGCAGTATTTTTGGATTGGCTGTAGCGACAGCCGTGTGCCGGCCAACCAAATCACCGGGTTGCTGCCCGGCGAGATGTTCGTTCATCGCAACGTCGCCAATGTGGTTCCGCCGGCTGATCTCAATTGCCTTTCGGCCTTGCAATTTGCCGTGGACGTACTCCAAGTACGGCACGTCATTGTGTGCGGCCACTACGGTTGCGCGGGCGTGCGAGCCGTGTTGAATGGCGACCGGCTTGGGTTGGTGGATAACTGGCTTCAGAACGTGGCGGACGTACGCCAAAAGCACGCGTCGCAATTGGATGCCTTGACGGAGGCGGGGCGGCAATTTGACCGGCTTTGCGAACTTAATGTCATTGAGCAGGTGGCTAACGTATGCGCAACTACCAGTGTTCAGGACGCCTGGGCACGCGGGCAACCGCTGGCCGTGATCGGGTGGATTTACGCCGTAAGCGATGGCCTGTTGCGTGACCTCGGCCTGTGCATCACTGGCCGTCAAGAGCTTATGCCCGCCTACCAATCAGCAATTGGCGGACACCGGCTTCTGCCGCCCCAATCAGTGGCATCAGCGGCGCTGACCGATCGCCGGTAA
- the ruvA gene encoding Holliday junction branch migration protein RuvA — translation MITFLHGKLVESLPTQVTVDVHGVGYEVLIPLSSFDRLPAPGSEVKLLTHLVVREDAHLLYGFMSTAERDLFRLLINTVSGIGPKMALSVLSGMTVTTFRGAVANSDIKALSQISGVGKKTAERIVVELRDKVGPSAAWEASSDQRTLSATDKHLSDAVAALVQLGYKQAEAFDTVRGVQALLGPQAPVEDLVRASLKKGK, via the coding sequence ATGATTACCTTCCTTCACGGTAAATTGGTCGAGTCCCTGCCCACACAGGTGACTGTGGACGTCCACGGCGTGGGTTATGAGGTGCTGATCCCGCTGTCGTCATTCGACCGGCTGCCCGCGCCGGGCAGCGAGGTGAAACTGCTCACGCACCTGGTTGTGCGCGAGGATGCCCATTTGCTGTATGGCTTCATGAGCACGGCGGAACGGGATTTGTTCCGGCTGCTCATCAACACCGTCAGCGGGATAGGTCCCAAGATGGCCCTCAGCGTCCTGAGCGGCATGACGGTGACCACCTTTCGCGGCGCAGTGGCCAACAGCGATATCAAAGCGCTCTCGCAAATTTCCGGCGTGGGCAAAAAGACCGCCGAACGCATCGTGGTGGAACTGCGCGACAAAGTCGGGCCGTCCGCCGCGTGGGAGGCCAGCAGCGATCAGCGAACCCTCTCCGCCACCGATAAACATCTCTCCGACGCGGTGGCTGCGCTGGTGCAACTGGGCTACAAACAGGCCGAGGCGTTTGATACGGTGCGGGGCGTGCAGGCACTGCTGGGACCGCAAGCCCCGGTGGAAGACCTGGTGCGGGCGAGTTTGAAAAAGGGGAAATAA
- a CDS encoding substrate-binding domain-containing protein, giving the protein MKRNILTKPMPFLAFALMLGLCVGWAGCGKRPTPPPAATKLRVLCGSSMAAPVQELVKQFAAAHPAQPELDLGGSETLLPKILAGTRADLFVCHDPFEEKLKAAGRWTNTVVVGYLEPVLAVRPGNPKGIRGLADLAKPGLKIGLGDPRYSTCGELFVNALRARGLQDRVLANVMLQARSHAEVANGLVVGPLDAVVVWNFVVGLYPGKLEVVPTGITYPATRVTVIGLTSSDNPALRDAFLAWCRQSMVQETFRRYGYTREKE; this is encoded by the coding sequence ATGAAAAGAAACATCCTGACCAAGCCAATGCCCTTTTTGGCTTTTGCCCTCATGCTCGGCCTGTGCGTCGGTTGGGCCGGCTGCGGCAAGCGCCCGACTCCGCCACCAGCGGCGACCAAGCTGCGGGTGCTCTGTGGCAGTTCCATGGCCGCGCCCGTGCAGGAACTCGTCAAGCAATTCGCCGCCGCCCATCCGGCGCAACCCGAGTTGGACCTGGGCGGTTCGGAGACCCTGTTGCCAAAAATTCTCGCGGGAACGCGCGCCGACCTCTTCGTCTGTCATGACCCGTTCGAGGAAAAACTGAAAGCCGCGGGGCGGTGGACCAACACAGTGGTGGTGGGCTACCTTGAACCGGTGCTGGCGGTTCGCCCCGGCAATCCCAAAGGCATTCGCGGTCTCGCTGATCTGGCCAAACCGGGCCTGAAAATCGGCCTCGGCGATCCGCGCTACTCCACCTGTGGCGAATTGTTCGTCAACGCGCTCCGCGCGCGGGGGCTTCAGGACCGAGTGCTGGCCAATGTCATGCTTCAAGCGCGCAGTCATGCCGAGGTGGCCAATGGTTTGGTGGTTGGACCGCTGGATGCGGTGGTGGTGTGGAACTTTGTCGTCGGCTTGTATCCGGGCAAACTGGAAGTCGTCCCGACCGGTATCACGTATCCGGCCACCCGCGTCACCGTGATTGGGTTGACGAGTAGTGATAATCCCGCACTTCGCGACGCCTTCCTCGCTTGGTGCCGGCAGTCCATGGTTCAGGAAACGTTTCGCCGTTACGGTTATACACGCGAAAAGGAGTAA
- a CDS encoding alpha-amylase family protein, with amino-acid sequence MSSYLFRVWVVAGLLITGLLATGLRAAPLPDLAIQLGTNNQGVGLEVPSEGDGANVPIVIQGHPARRIQGGRALYLYVKIKHPAYTKGPVDAYVTVEFFDDTLGKIGLQYDKEAPEPTTSTKYTGAGQSVILTGSGQWRTGYFFLPALRLGHGQNNGADFRLSSGGLAVRRIAVSPNKPAGFDPDAPIDPESLRHLAVKRPAGMEVTFGNDATPGEAALFKALTVSSVESYVDWAGVEPRENTWDWSKWDKQVATLKAAGLKWVPFILAGPAYATPLWFQSGPDSQYYRCLEHGKDSKVQSIFNSRWRPHVERFIKALADRYRDGGVIESLLLGITGIYGESIYPAGPEGGWTARLTGDYHNHQGWWAGDVHASAAFREAMRKRYGNIAALNQAWKTSHPAFDQVATFLPDKAPSDRARADFVEWYQAAMTEWSVFWVKTTRKYFPKTEIYLCTGGNGDPILGADFTAQTAAIAGEEAGVRITNEGSDYAHNFAITREVATATRLYKTFCGFEPASHVSETGVVARIYNATASGARQLHYYENNVLSTPLAMQNFRTNVGWIVLRQPRLDTAIYVPRESWALERVSLQRFYELAPFLRDVTDLDFLTRRTVNDGFLRGCRMLILPPCPVLEPDVAEKIAAWVRQGGTLVAITSGDGELGARLYDLETWRSQLFVAAPAIRSALLKPALAGTAPAHWQLELGRNDDGQWLFGDWQGQEMGREWQQIPDARKRWTGSRPGVLLPTVSGAAYTLRLAASVPRYVTAKGPVQVYVNGQLVGQIEKEGQKEFTFAVGASVVGTEPLARLELSLNTWKPSALGQGTDNRDLGIAVRQISWVRAGAETQPAGKAQLKQVLDLNGLAALTRKVGSGQTILLSGSAGERDLVARVVAHCLPNCPDGKVDGRYRTLTAEGELWYDAKAGKIQSR; translated from the coding sequence ATGTCATCCTATCTATTTCGCGTTTGGGTCGTGGCCGGTTTGCTGATTACGGGCTTGCTTGCGACCGGATTACGAGCGGCCCCGCTGCCCGATCTGGCCATTCAACTCGGCACCAACAATCAAGGCGTCGGGCTTGAGGTTCCGTCCGAAGGCGATGGGGCGAATGTACCCATCGTAATCCAAGGGCACCCGGCGCGGCGCATCCAGGGCGGGCGCGCATTGTACCTTTACGTCAAAATCAAACATCCCGCATACACCAAGGGCCCGGTGGACGCTTATGTGACGGTGGAGTTTTTCGATGATACGCTGGGCAAGATCGGGTTGCAGTATGACAAGGAGGCCCCGGAACCAACGACCAGCACCAAATACACCGGCGCCGGGCAATCCGTCATCCTCACCGGGTCGGGGCAATGGCGTACGGGCTACTTTTTCCTGCCAGCGTTGCGGTTGGGGCATGGGCAGAATAACGGCGCGGATTTTCGGTTATCCTCCGGGGGGCTGGCGGTGCGGCGGATCGCGGTATCGCCGAATAAGCCCGCCGGGTTTGACCCGGATGCGCCGATAGATCCCGAGTCGTTGCGGCATCTGGCGGTGAAGCGTCCGGCGGGTATGGAGGTGACGTTTGGCAATGATGCTACCCCGGGTGAGGCGGCCCTGTTCAAGGCACTGACGGTTTCCAGCGTGGAGAGTTATGTGGATTGGGCGGGCGTAGAGCCGCGCGAGAACACCTGGGATTGGAGCAAGTGGGACAAGCAGGTGGCCACGTTGAAAGCGGCCGGGCTCAAGTGGGTGCCGTTTATTCTCGCCGGGCCGGCATACGCCACACCGCTGTGGTTTCAATCGGGGCCGGACTCGCAGTATTACCGCTGCCTGGAGCACGGCAAGGACAGCAAGGTCCAGAGTATTTTCAACTCGCGTTGGCGTCCGCACGTCGAACGGTTCATCAAGGCGCTGGCGGATCGCTACCGCGATGGCGGCGTGATTGAATCGTTGCTGCTGGGCATCACGGGGATTTATGGCGAAAGCATTTACCCCGCCGGGCCGGAGGGCGGCTGGACCGCCCGGCTGACCGGGGATTACCACAATCATCAGGGTTGGTGGGCCGGGGACGTCCATGCCAGCGCCGCGTTTCGCGAGGCCATGCGCAAACGGTATGGGAACATCGCGGCCTTGAACCAGGCGTGGAAAACCAGTCACCCCGCGTTTGACCAGGTGGCGACGTTCCTGCCGGACAAAGCACCCTCGGATCGGGCGCGTGCGGATTTCGTGGAATGGTACCAGGCAGCCATGACGGAGTGGTCCGTGTTCTGGGTGAAAACCACCCGCAAATATTTCCCGAAAACGGAAATCTACCTGTGTACCGGCGGGAATGGGGACCCGATCTTGGGCGCGGATTTCACCGCGCAGACCGCCGCCATCGCCGGCGAGGAGGCGGGGGTGCGCATCACCAACGAGGGCAGCGATTATGCGCACAATTTTGCCATCACGCGCGAGGTGGCCACGGCCACGCGCCTGTACAAGACCTTTTGTGGATTTGAGCCCGCCTCGCACGTGAGCGAGACCGGGGTGGTCGCCCGCATTTACAACGCCACCGCCTCCGGCGCGCGCCAGTTGCACTACTACGAGAACAACGTGTTGAGCACGCCGCTGGCCATGCAGAACTTCCGCACCAACGTCGGCTGGATCGTCCTCCGGCAACCTCGCTTGGACACGGCCATTTACGTGCCGCGTGAATCGTGGGCGCTGGAGCGTGTGTCACTGCAACGCTTTTACGAACTCGCGCCGTTCTTGCGCGATGTCACCGACCTGGATTTCCTGACGCGCCGTACCGTGAACGATGGCTTTTTACGCGGCTGTCGCATGCTGATCCTGCCGCCTTGCCCCGTGTTGGAACCCGATGTGGCGGAGAAAATCGCCGCCTGGGTACGGCAGGGAGGAACACTGGTGGCGATCACCAGCGGGGATGGGGAATTGGGTGCGCGCCTGTATGACTTGGAAACGTGGCGCAGTCAGCTATTTGTCGCCGCCCCGGCGATCCGCTCGGCCTTGTTGAAACCGGCACTCGCAGGAACCGCGCCAGCCCACTGGCAACTCGAATTGGGCCGGAACGATGATGGTCAATGGTTATTCGGCGACTGGCAGGGCCAGGAAATGGGGCGCGAATGGCAGCAAATTCCGGATGCCCGCAAGCGTTGGACGGGTTCGCGTCCGGGCGTGCTGCTGCCCACCGTGAGCGGTGCTGCCTACACCCTGCGGCTGGCGGCCTCGGTGCCGCGATACGTGACCGCCAAGGGACCGGTGCAGGTGTACGTGAACGGGCAACTGGTCGGCCAGATTGAGAAGGAGGGTCAAAAAGAGTTTACGTTTGCCGTGGGTGCGAGCGTGGTGGGCACCGAACCATTGGCCCGTTTGGAGTTGAGCCTGAACACGTGGAAACCCTCTGCGCTTGGGCAAGGCACGGACAATCGCGATCTCGGCATCGCAGTGCGCCAGATTTCCTGGGTGCGGGCGGGTGCGGAAACTCAGCCAGCGGGGAAAGCGCAGCTCAAGCAGGTGCTGGACCTGAATGGCTTGGCGGCCTTGACGCGCAAGGTGGGCAGTGGCCAAACGATTCTGCTTTCCGGCAGCGCGGGAGAGCGCGATCTGGTGGCGCGGGTGGTGGCACACTGCCTACCCAATTGCCCGGATGGCAAGGTGGATGGCCGATATAGGACGCTGACCGCGGAAGGCGAGTTGTGGTATGACGCCAAAGCAGGGAAAATCCAGAGCCGGTAA
- a CDS encoding lysophospholipid acyltransferase family protein: protein MEQPPATETKRRPARIIVPQQAKWHGRLAARLIWLVIKCLSFTIRFRIHDRSQCFTNPDAHPEPLLFCIWHNRLGLCLELYRIYVQRRQPERRMAALVSASRDGGLLARVLELFRVQPVRGSSSRRGPQALLEMTSYAKQGLDLAVTPDGPRGPCYHVQEGVIALAQLTGRPIIPVVYHLNWKWQAKSWDRFQIPWPFACCNIEVGKPISVPRDLPETEREVWRQKVEDHLRSMTRD from the coding sequence ATGGAACAACCGCCCGCCACCGAAACCAAACGTCGCCCCGCCCGCATCATCGTGCCGCAGCAAGCCAAATGGCACGGGCGGCTGGCGGCGCGGCTGATCTGGCTGGTCATCAAATGCCTGAGTTTCACCATCCGGTTCCGCATCCATGACCGCAGTCAGTGTTTTACCAATCCCGACGCGCATCCGGAGCCGCTGCTCTTTTGCATCTGGCATAACCGGCTGGGGTTATGCCTGGAACTGTACCGGATTTATGTGCAACGCCGGCAACCGGAGCGCCGCATGGCCGCACTTGTCAGCGCCTCCCGGGATGGCGGTCTGCTGGCGCGGGTGCTGGAGTTGTTCCGCGTGCAACCGGTGCGCGGGTCGAGCAGCCGACGCGGGCCGCAGGCGCTGCTGGAAATGACCTCGTATGCCAAACAGGGCCTCGATCTGGCCGTCACCCCGGACGGCCCGCGCGGGCCGTGTTATCATGTGCAGGAAGGGGTGATTGCGCTGGCGCAATTGACCGGACGGCCGATTATCCCAGTGGTCTATCACTTGAACTGGAAATGGCAGGCGAAAAGTTGGGACCGCTTCCAGATTCCATGGCCTTTTGCCTGTTGCAATATCGAGGTGGGCAAACCCATTAGTGTCCCGCGTGACCTGCCGGAAACGGAGCGCGAGGTCTGGCGTCAAAAAGTGGAAGACCACCTGCGCAGCATGACGCGCGACTGA
- the ruvC gene encoding crossover junction endodeoxyribonuclease RuvC translates to MAAVWHTGGVAITPKQLAELERRVSGKRRVAEPVLAATPAARMPARASNQVILGVDPSLRGTGYGVVRMSQPHPVALAHGTITCPSDWPHSRCLLQIMQRLRDIIQQHHPTVCAVEGLFFAQNLKTAIVMGEARGAGMAVMAEAGLEIYELATRKVKQAMVGHGGAQKLAVAKMVQRLLRLEALPAPDAADALALALTYAQETGRFSLNTPKQI, encoded by the coding sequence ATGGCGGCAGTTTGGCACACTGGGGGCGTGGCCATTACCCCGAAACAATTGGCAGAACTGGAGCGGCGGGTCAGCGGCAAGCGGCGCGTGGCCGAGCCCGTGCTCGCCGCCACCCCAGCCGCCCGGATGCCCGCGCGGGCGAGCAACCAAGTGATCTTGGGCGTGGACCCGTCGTTACGCGGGACCGGCTATGGAGTCGTCCGGATGAGCCAGCCGCATCCTGTGGCCTTGGCGCACGGCACCATCACCTGCCCGAGTGACTGGCCGCATTCGCGCTGCCTACTGCAGATCATGCAACGTCTGCGCGACATCATTCAACAGCATCATCCCACGGTCTGTGCGGTGGAGGGGTTGTTTTTTGCCCAGAATTTGAAGACGGCCATCGTGATGGGAGAGGCGCGGGGGGCGGGCATGGCGGTCATGGCCGAAGCCGGGCTGGAAATCTATGAGCTGGCGACGCGCAAAGTGAAGCAGGCGATGGTCGGGCATGGCGGGGCACAGAAATTAGCCGTCGCTAAAATGGTGCAGCGGCTGCTGCGCCTGGAGGCGCTCCCGGCACCCGATGCCGCCGACGCGCTGGCGCTGGCGCTCACCTACGCGCAGGAAACCGGGCGTTTCAGCCTGAACACGCCGAAACAAATTTAA
- a CDS encoding family 16 glycoside hydrolase translates to MRFLHLKLLCPLMVVIGLAAGSGIAATANFDHAKPGEFPAGWMAWLAGAGESKWSVQQDDTAPSRPNVLKQSGWTPKPSFPLCVNTNATLQDGFVEVKFKPVSGTNDQAAGLVWRCQDAENYYVARANALEDNVVLYKVAQGRRKALDIVGRTGGYGVNAKVPAQTWSTLRVHFAGNRFTVLLNGKELFAVEDATFPNVGLVGLWTKADSVVLFDDFQYGEAPR, encoded by the coding sequence ATGCGATTCTTGCATCTAAAATTGCTCTGCCCGCTCATGGTAGTCATCGGTTTGGCTGCCGGCAGCGGCATCGCCGCTACCGCCAATTTCGATCACGCAAAGCCGGGCGAATTTCCCGCCGGCTGGATGGCTTGGCTCGCCGGTGCGGGTGAGTCGAAATGGTCGGTGCAGCAGGATGACACCGCTCCCAGCCGCCCCAACGTGCTCAAACAATCCGGCTGGACGCCTAAACCCAGTTTCCCGCTCTGCGTCAACACCAACGCCACGCTCCAAGACGGTTTCGTAGAGGTGAAGTTCAAGCCTGTGAGCGGCACCAACGACCAGGCCGCCGGGCTGGTTTGGCGTTGCCAGGACGCGGAGAATTACTACGTGGCGCGTGCCAACGCGCTGGAAGACAATGTCGTGCTGTACAAAGTCGCGCAGGGGCGGCGCAAGGCCCTCGACATCGTGGGCCGAACCGGCGGCTATGGCGTGAATGCAAAGGTGCCAGCGCAAACCTGGAGCACGCTGCGCGTTCATTTCGCTGGAAACCGCTTCACGGTCCTTTTGAATGGCAAGGAACTCTTTGCGGTTGAGGACGCCACTTTCCCAAACGTCGGCCTGGTGGGCCTCTGGACCAAGGCCGACAGCGTTGTCCTCTTTGATGATTTCCAGTATGGGGAAGCTCCCCGATAA